In one Culex quinquefasciatus strain JHB chromosome 2, VPISU_Cqui_1.0_pri_paternal, whole genome shotgun sequence genomic region, the following are encoded:
- the LOC6038911 gene encoding uncharacterized protein LOC6038911 isoform X1 yields MFVLWPYPYKSRVKIYDQLYRFVANQFTTTRLALLLVLSCTVLASAGKQKRLLYDLSDPLVTVTDSASYYHHNPSPSFHQPATIYSTSSLHHHHPELIKPIPAPFPAPSPSYISPKHSSSLDSIYKQHNYFDYSNYGAPFQFLGGNALGFRDDDTYIADGRILKQYSVLEHHPEEIERNRLLHSDLFAPSSSFFSGKPAPIYNQFTVQHLAPHLSTLGYNPRFGLPLNNAPSPLLTKNHGPVALGSGSIGIVHGPNGVALGSGSLGYISHQQHRDTLSDLVARKSRKHRPGPLHFGHNHD; encoded by the exons ATGTTTGTTCTTTGGCCGTACCCATACAAATCTCGGGTGAAAATTTACGACCAATTGTATCGGTTTGTTGCA AATCAATTTACGACGACCCGGTTGGCGTTGCTGCTGGTTCTCAGCTGTACAGTTTTGGCCAGTGCCGGCAAACAGAAACGGTTGCTGTACGACCTGTCCGATCCCCTTGTGACGGTAACCGACTCCGCTTCGTACTACCACCACAACCCCTCGCCAAGCTTTCACCAACCCGCTACCATTTACTCCACCTCCTCcctgcaccaccaccaccccgaACTAATCAAACCCATCCCGGCTCCATTCCCCGCCCCTTCCCCATCCTATATCTCCCCAAAGCACTCCTCCTCGCTGGACAGTATCTACAAGCAGCACAACTACTTTGACTACTCCAACTACGGGGCGCCGTTTCAATTCCTCGGAGGGAACGCCCTCGGATTCCGTGACGACGACACCTACATCGCCGACGGTCGCATCCTCAAGCAGTACTCCGTCCTCGAGCACCACCCGGAGGAGATCGAACGTAACCGCCTGCTCCACTCCGACCTGTTCGCACCCTCGTCCAGCTTCTTCAGCGGAAAACCCGCCCCGATCTACAACCAGTTCACCGTCCAACACCTCGCACCCCACCTCTCGACCCTCGGGTACAACCCCCGCTTCGGCCTGCCCCTCAACAATGCCCCCTCTCCTCTCCTAACCAAGAACCACGGCCCAGTTGCCCTGGGTTCCGGCTCGATTGGCATCGTCCACGGTCCCAACGGAGTCGCGCTCGGATCCGGTTCCCTCGGATACATCAGCCATCAGCAGCACCGCGATACGCTGTCCGACCTGGTGGCGCGCAAAAGCCGGAAGCACCGACCGGGACCGCTGCACTTTGGCCATAACCACGACTAA
- the LOC6038911 gene encoding uncharacterized protein LOC6038911 isoform X2 codes for MSRIMNQFTTTRLALLLVLSCTVLASAGKQKRLLYDLSDPLVTVTDSASYYHHNPSPSFHQPATIYSTSSLHHHHPELIKPIPAPFPAPSPSYISPKHSSSLDSIYKQHNYFDYSNYGAPFQFLGGNALGFRDDDTYIADGRILKQYSVLEHHPEEIERNRLLHSDLFAPSSSFFSGKPAPIYNQFTVQHLAPHLSTLGYNPRFGLPLNNAPSPLLTKNHGPVALGSGSIGIVHGPNGVALGSGSLGYISHQQHRDTLSDLVARKSRKHRPGPLHFGHNHD; via the coding sequence AATCAATTTACGACGACCCGGTTGGCGTTGCTGCTGGTTCTCAGCTGTACAGTTTTGGCCAGTGCCGGCAAACAGAAACGGTTGCTGTACGACCTGTCCGATCCCCTTGTGACGGTAACCGACTCCGCTTCGTACTACCACCACAACCCCTCGCCAAGCTTTCACCAACCCGCTACCATTTACTCCACCTCCTCcctgcaccaccaccaccccgaACTAATCAAACCCATCCCGGCTCCATTCCCCGCCCCTTCCCCATCCTATATCTCCCCAAAGCACTCCTCCTCGCTGGACAGTATCTACAAGCAGCACAACTACTTTGACTACTCCAACTACGGGGCGCCGTTTCAATTCCTCGGAGGGAACGCCCTCGGATTCCGTGACGACGACACCTACATCGCCGACGGTCGCATCCTCAAGCAGTACTCCGTCCTCGAGCACCACCCGGAGGAGATCGAACGTAACCGCCTGCTCCACTCCGACCTGTTCGCACCCTCGTCCAGCTTCTTCAGCGGAAAACCCGCCCCGATCTACAACCAGTTCACCGTCCAACACCTCGCACCCCACCTCTCGACCCTCGGGTACAACCCCCGCTTCGGCCTGCCCCTCAACAATGCCCCCTCTCCTCTCCTAACCAAGAACCACGGCCCAGTTGCCCTGGGTTCCGGCTCGATTGGCATCGTCCACGGTCCCAACGGAGTCGCGCTCGGATCCGGTTCCCTCGGATACATCAGCCATCAGCAGCACCGCGATACGCTGTCCGACCTGGTGGCGCGCAAAAGCCGGAAGCACCGACCGGGACCGCTGCACTTTGGCCATAACCACGACTAA